The genomic DNA AATCAGATAAACGGTTGGCAAACTTGCTGAGTTCTGAACGGACTTCTTCGTTTTCCATAAAGCGATCAAGAACACGTTCCCCACGACGGCAAACCGTCCGAGCAACATGCAACTGCGCCCCTGCTAGACTTTTTCCAGGCAAAATAAATTCATGGATTTCTGGTAGTTTTGCTGTTTTTTCATCGATCCAGATTTCCAATTGATGAATATCTTCCGCAGAGATCAAGTCGCTTTTATGCGCTAATTTATCCTTTTTTGTTGCTGTCGCTAATTCTGCGTTCATCTGAAAAAGTTTATTTTGCACCCAGTTAAGCGCTTGTTGGCTTTCTGGATTTTTCAACATTTTTTGTGCCAAGCTGATTTGCGCACAGCACTCGTCAAACGTTCCATAGACTTCTACTCGTAAACTTGCTTTTTTTACTCGTGTCCCATCAAAAAGGCTCGTCATTCCTTGATCACCAGTTTTTGTATAGATCGGCATTCTTTTCACTTCCTTACATATCAAACGTATCGATGATACCAACAATCGCACAATCCACCGCTTCTGATGGCTCCGAGAATAAATGTCTCGCTGAACTACCGCTATTTAACAGAACATAATCACCAATTCCAGCACCTACCGTATCAGCTGCCACTTGTTGAAAACGTACTGCCTCTTTTTGAGCATTTATCGGTTGCACGATCATTAATTTTTTGCCTACAAGAGAGGAATCTTTTTGAGTAGAAACAACGCTACCAATAATTTTTCCCATTAACATTGCGATCCGCTCCTTTTACAGATAGTCATCTGTTTTTCCTGAATTTTTTCTTGCGCCAATAATGTAAAGTTTTGATTCGTTGAAAGTATCAACGCTGCTTGATTCGGTAAAACAGCCACTTGCTTGTAAGTGATATACCGATTCGAAAAGGCATAACATGGTTTTTCAGCAACTGTAAAAACTTCGACGTTATAATGGAAGATTTCTACAGGTATCAAAGTCAGATCCGAAAAAGAGCATTGAAATCTAAGCTCACAACCGTAGTCCAAGCTACGAAATAGCCATCGTACGAATGGGTCGTTCTCATTTTTTGTTGCAAATTTCGTTAAAAAGAAGCAGTCGCAATTTTTGACATAGATATATTTATTCGACAAAAAAGGGCTGATCGAATCCGTTTGAACGGAATCAGTTGATACGAACAATGTACTTTTTTCTCTTTTTATTAGCCAACCCACTACTTTTTGAACAATATCTTCCATACGAAACTCCTATTCCACAATGACTTTTGAGGCCATCGCTATGCCGATCGGTGTAACGAATTGCGGATGAACAGGTTTCAATACTTTCTTACCAATGACGCTACTCATTTCTTCTTCAAACTGTGAAAAATAGGCAGCCCCGCCGACAACAAAAATCGGCTCGATTGGATGTTCATCTAGCATTTTTTTGGCGATGGTCGCCATTTTTTGGATCACTGGACGACAAATCGTAAAATTTTCTGCTTCATTTTTGGGATTTCTCTTTATTTTTTCTGCGTCATCTATATCTACGCTATGATAACCGACGATCACTAGAGTCATATGTGTACCACCAGTTGGTTCATCATCAACGAAGGCAACTTCTCCATTTTTAAGGACACTGATCCCCGTCGTACCGCCCCCGATATCAATGACGGCCCCATCTGCAATGCCAAGTGTCAAGGCAGCCGCTGATGGCTCATCCACTAACTGGTCGATTTCCATGCCGGCACTTTCAATGACGTTTGCCACGACTTTTTTGTTGTTGCCGATCGTTCCTGGGGGGATAGCCCCGGAAGCGGCTTTAAGTGCAAACCCTAAAGCCGCTTCCGCTTCTTCCCTTAATACTTCAACGATCTTTACTGCTTTTTGATAATCAACGACCAAGCCATCACGTATCACTTTGGCTTCTTTGAACGCACCGAACAATGGTTGATTGTCAGCATCTAAGACAACTAAGACGATCGAAGCTGTGCCCAGATCCACACCAACCTTATAGCCATCGGCCGCTTTGTGACCAGTTGGCACAAAAGAATGGACGATTTTATTGAAAGATTCTAGTAACTCATTGCCTTTCTCAATTCCTTGCATCTTTTGCTCCTTCTGATCAACGAATGATCCTTGCTCTAGTTTCGGTAGTGACATTGGCCGCATTGGCTTCATCTGTATCGATGTGCATTTCCATGATAAATTTTTCGTGCGGGCGTAGCGCAACCTCATGATAGACAGTTCCTCGTTCGCCAGATAAAATTTCGACTGAAACGCTCTCATCCTTATGCAGATCCAAACGTTTCATATCTTCATGATTCAAATGGATATGACGTTGTGCGATGATTGCAGCTGGGATCGTAATTGAAGCAGCTTCGGTCATCAAAGTGATTTCTACTGCTTCATCAAGATCACCAGAAAGTTTGATTGGTGGATTGATCCCTAATAGACGTGCATCTGTTTTTGATACTTCTACTTGTGAGCGATTGCGGAACGGACCCAGAATCCGCACTCTTTCGATCTTTCCTTTTGGACCGATCAACGTCACCGTTTGTTTTGCCGCAAATTCACCTGGTTGCTTTAAATCACGCAATTTTTCGATGGATTGTCCTGGGAAAAGTTGTTCAAAGTGAGCAGGTGTCAAATGGATATGACGATTAGAGATACCGATCGGAAAGGTTTGATCAAGATCTGCGATCACCTTCCGAACGATTTCTTTCAACTCAGCTTTTGAAAAATCAAGCATTGTTTTGACCTACTAATAGTTTGTTCACATCATGATGAGGGCGAGGAATCACGTGTACAGAAACCACTTCACCTACACGCTCAGCTGCGGCAGAACCTGCATCTGTCGCTGCTTTGACCGCACCAACATCTCCACGAACCATGATCGTTACTAAACCAGAACCGATTTTCTCCGTTCCGATCAATTGTACGTTAGCGGCTTTCACCATTGCATCAGCTGCCTCGACAGCCCCTACTAAACCTTTTGTTTCGATCATTCCTAATGCGTCATTCATTTATGTGTTCCTCCTAGTTTTTCTTATTTTTTTTGGTTGCAGTTTTATTTCCTTTTTTTGAAGAATCTTTTGACTTTTTTTCTTTGCTTGCCACTTCATCAGTGCTAAGTGAAGTAGGTTCTTTCTTATCTTCCTTGATAACAGGTACATTTTCACTCTTCACTGGTGTGGTTTTGTCTAATGAGGATTCTTGCTTCGTTGCTGTTTCCTCAACAATAGTGACAGGTGTCTCTTCTTGGATCGGCTCATGTTGCTCTTCTTTTGAAGAAAAGACATCAAGGATATTGTCTCCTGGTCTTGGTATAACTAGAGAAGAGACGTAAGCATCCAGACCAATGGCAGCTGACTTTGCTGCATCGATCGCTGCTTTGACCGCCCCGACATCCCCTTGGATCATCACGGTCATCCAGCCAAAACCTTTTGTTTTTTCTATACTCAAAAGTTCAATATTTGCGGATTTCACCATGATATCAGAAAGGTTGATGGCACTGGCTAATCCTGTTGATTCGATCATTCCGATTGCTTGATTCATTGTTTCACCTCCAATAATTCCAAGGATTTTAATGGAATACCTTTGACGATTCGAGCAGCATTACTTCCTAGATTTCTCAAGATCGCAGAAGGGACAATTGAAACATGCTCCAACACTTGATAAGGTTTCTCTTTTTTCAAGCTTTTATGATGTATGCAAAGAGTGTCCCTGCTCCCACCAATACCTACTTGTAAAGGAGAAGCTAAAGCCGCTTCATACGCCGCTTGTGCTGCATCCTCAAACACTTTTGCTTCTAGCTTATACGGAATGCTTTCTTCTTCTATCCCATAGAGTAAGGAAGTCAAGATTTCTTCGTCTATTCCATCTACGTAGATGATGATCGACGGTCTATCCATGTTCATTCCTCCTCAAATGTGAAAGGATCAACCCAGTGGCAACCGCATTTCTAGGACCTTCACACGCACGGACATTTCCTTGTCCAGCAACTAACCCATAGTGAGATAACGCATCTGTCACGATTTGGGGAATCTCAAAATCAAGTGCTGATCCTCCAACGATCACAACAAAAGGAATATCACGGATGTTGCCAGTTGGACTTACTCGTTTCAATGCTCGAATCGTGTTTGTTACAAATACTCGTTTTTTCGCTGTCTGTCTAACCAATTTGATTTTTTCGATCGAAAGATCAAGTGGAATTGGAATGAGACCCTCTGGTTTGACAACGACAACTTTCGCAAATAAATGAGGATCTAACGGTTCCTCAAAGAATTGCACACTACCGTCTTCATGTCGGATATAAAAGATGTTCTCTACTTTTGCCAAAGGATACTTTTTGATATCTTCTGCCAAGTAAATATCGTCGATCCCTAACTCCGACTTGATCAATAATGTCACCATATCTCCTGCACCAGCCAAATGTGTAGCAGAAATCGCTTGTTCCCCAATGATCGACGCATCAGTCGAACCAGCACCTAAGTCCAAAATAGCTAAAGGTGTGCTTGTACCAGGTGTCGTCAAGGCGCCTAAAATAGCCGCTTCTGCTTCTGCTCCGCCAATTTCAACAGGTGTTTTCAAATCTTCTTCAATGGATTGTGCGATTTTCGACATTTGCAAATGATCCGATTTGACCATCGAAGCAATCCCTACTGCTTGCTCCATCGAGAACTCACCGGCAACACCACCTTTGACCTCTATAGGAACAAAAGTATCGACTGCCAGTAAGTCTTGGATGAAAATTTCTGCGAGGGGGCGTTCCGTTAAATTCGCCATCGTTAGTCGAACTTTTTCGAGCATCCCATCGACATTGGTTCCTGACTCACCAGTCACATTGTCGATTTCTGCAAACGAACTCACCGCAGTCATGATATCTTCTGCACCAGCAGAGATTTCAACGATCTTGCGACGATTGCCACCTGTAATCTCAATACTTCCTGCCGGGATCACTCGTGCTTGTACATCCCCTTGAGGTGTCTTGATCACAACGGCAGAACGATTACCAATCAACGCACGAGCCATAGGAACGATACTTTTCGTTGCTTCTGAATCCAGTTCAAAAACTGTCGCAATACCATATGGATTCGATAATTGAGCAACCCCTTGACCGGCAGGCGCTACTTCTACCGCAGCTAACATGCCTAGTGGGATGTTTTCAATATAAGCAACTTCGTCTATGATCGGGATCTTATGGGTCAAACGATTATTGACTAAAACCCCATCATCACTTTGAAGAATCGCACCTG from Enterococcus mundtii includes the following:
- a CDS encoding EutN/CcmL family microcompartment protein, with translation MLMGKIIGSVVSTQKDSSLVGKKLMIVQPINAQKEAVRFQQVAADTVGAGIGDYVLLNSGSSARHLFSEPSEAVDCAIVGIIDTFDM
- a CDS encoding BMC domain-containing protein; amino-acid sequence: MNDALGMIETKGLVGAVEAADAMVKAANVQLIGTEKIGSGLVTIMVRGDVGAVKAATDAGSAAAERVGEVVSVHVIPRPHHDVNKLLVGQNNA
- the pduL gene encoding phosphate propanoyltransferase; this encodes MLDFSKAELKEIVRKVIADLDQTFPIGISNRHIHLTPAHFEQLFPGQSIEKLRDLKQPGEFAAKQTVTLIGPKGKIERVRILGPFRNRSQVEVSKTDARLLGINPPIKLSGDLDEAVEITLMTEAASITIPAAIIAQRHIHLNHEDMKRLDLHKDESVSVEILSGERGTVYHEVALRPHEKFIMEMHIDTDEANAANVTTETRARIIR
- a CDS encoding BMC domain-containing protein; the protein is MNQAIGMIESTGLASAINLSDIMVKSANIELLSIEKTKGFGWMTVMIQGDVGAVKAAIDAAKSAAIGLDAYVSSLVIPRPGDNILDVFSSKEEQHEPIQEETPVTIVEETATKQESSLDKTTPVKSENVPVIKEDKKEPTSLSTDEVASKEKKSKDSSKKGNKTATKKNKKN
- the eutJ gene encoding ethanolamine utilization protein EutJ — translated: MQGIEKGNELLESFNKIVHSFVPTGHKAADGYKVGVDLGTASIVLVVLDADNQPLFGAFKEAKVIRDGLVVDYQKAVKIVEVLREEAEAALGFALKAASGAIPPGTIGNNKKVVANVIESAGMEIDQLVDEPSAAALTLGIADGAVIDIGGGTTGISVLKNGEVAFVDDEPTGGTHMTLVIVGYHSVDIDDAEKIKRNPKNEAENFTICRPVIQKMATIAKKMLDEHPIEPIFVVGGAAYFSQFEEEMSSVIGKKVLKPVHPQFVTPIGIAMASKVIVE
- a CDS encoding diol dehydratase reactivase subunit alpha translates to MKRIIGIDIGNSSTEIALAEIDTNDQVHFLQSAITETTGIKGTKKNLFGIYKAINEACTKNDLTISDIDLIRINEATPVIGDVAMEMITETIITESTMIGHNPKTPGGHGLGVGKTIKLSELVQKKFSDDDYVVVVEKEIEFDQAAKWINQIVESNIRVTGAILQSDDGVLVNNRLTHKIPIIDEVAYIENIPLGMLAAVEVAPAGQGVAQLSNPYGIATVFELDSEATKSIVPMARALIGNRSAVVIKTPQGDVQARVIPAGSIEITGGNRRKIVEISAGAEDIMTAVSSFAEIDNVTGESGTNVDGMLEKVRLTMANLTERPLAEIFIQDLLAVDTFVPIEVKGGVAGEFSMEQAVGIASMVKSDHLQMSKIAQSIEEDLKTPVEIGGAEAEAAILGALTTPGTSTPLAILDLGAGSTDASIIGEQAISATHLAGAGDMVTLLIKSELGIDDIYLAEDIKKYPLAKVENIFYIRHEDGSVQFFEEPLDPHLFAKVVVVKPEGLIPIPLDLSIEKIKLVRQTAKKRVFVTNTIRALKRVSPTGNIRDIPFVVIVGGSALDFEIPQIVTDALSHYGLVAGQGNVRACEGPRNAVATGLILSHLRRNEHG
- the pduM gene encoding PduM family microcompartment protein; this encodes MEDIVQKVVGWLIKREKSTLFVSTDSVQTDSISPFLSNKYIYVKNCDCFFLTKFATKNENDPFVRWLFRSLDYGCELRFQCSFSDLTLIPVEIFHYNVEVFTVAEKPCYAFSNRYITYKQVAVLPNQAALILSTNQNFTLLAQEKIQEKQMTICKRSGSQC
- a CDS encoding glycerol dehydratase reactivase beta/small subunit family protein — its product is MDRPSIIIYVDGIDEEILTSLLYGIEEESIPYKLEAKVFEDAAQAAYEAALASPLQVGIGGSRDTLCIHHKSLKKEKPYQVLEHVSIVPSAILRNLGSNAARIVKGIPLKSLELLEVKQ